One segment of Hippopotamus amphibius kiboko isolate mHipAmp2 chromosome 4, mHipAmp2.hap2, whole genome shotgun sequence DNA contains the following:
- the LOC130852501 gene encoding 60S ribosomal protein L30-like, with protein sequence MVTTNKMKKSLEPTNSRLQLIMKSGKNVLGYKQTLKMIRQGKAKLVILANNCAALGKSEIEYYAMVAKTGVCHYSGNSIELGTACGKYYKVRTLTIIDPGDPDIIRSMPEQTGEK encoded by the coding sequence ATGGTGAccacaaacaagatgaaaaagtccCTGGAGCCCACCAACTCTAGGCTCCAACTCATTATGAAAAGTGGAAAGAACGTGCTGGGGTACAAGCAGACTCTGAAAATGATCAGACAAGGCAAAGCAAAACTGGTCATCCTTGCTAACAACTGCGCAGCCTTGGGGAAATCTGAAATAGAGTATTATGCCATGGTGGCCAAAACTGGTGTCTGTCACTACAGTGGCAATAGTATTGAATTGGGCACAGCATGTGGAAAATACTACAAAGTACGCACACTGACTATCATTGATCCAGGTGATCCTGATATCATTAGAAGCATGCCAGAACAGACTGGTGAAAAGTGA